One stretch of Tepidibacter hydrothermalis DNA includes these proteins:
- a CDS encoding sirohydrochlorin cobaltochelatase: MRIKKYLALLVSMMLLGGMLAGCSSAAGTEEKEVKKDPNKKAILVVSFGTSYADTRKVTIEACEEKLDKAFPDYEMRRAFTSNIIIKKLKERDGIEVDEPTQALEKLKAEGFSEVVVQSLHVMNGAEYDDLTAVVNQYKDDFDKIKMGSPLLTSVQDYKDLVEALKVQIGELEENEAVVFMGHGTHHYANATYSCLDYMFEDMGVNAYVGTVEGYPTLDNVINKLKKNNIEKVKLMPLMVVAGDHANNDMAGDEEDSWKSVLKKEGFVVETYLHGLGENEKVQDMYVNHAKEAMKEETTEE; this comes from the coding sequence ATGAGAATTAAAAAGTATTTGGCATTATTAGTAAGTATGATGCTTTTAGGGGGTATGTTAGCAGGATGCTCAAGTGCTGCTGGAACTGAAGAAAAGGAAGTTAAGAAAGATCCAAACAAGAAGGCTATTTTAGTTGTAAGTTTTGGTACAAGTTATGCAGATACTAGAAAGGTTACTATAGAAGCTTGTGAAGAAAAATTAGACAAGGCATTTCCTGATTATGAAATGAGAAGAGCTTTTACATCAAATATAATTATCAAAAAGCTTAAAGAAAGAGATGGTATAGAAGTAGATGAGCCAACTCAAGCTTTAGAAAAATTAAAAGCAGAAGGATTCAGTGAAGTTGTAGTTCAATCACTTCATGTTATGAATGGTGCTGAATACGATGATTTAACTGCAGTTGTAAATCAATATAAAGATGATTTTGATAAAATAAAAATGGGTTCTCCGTTACTTACTAGTGTTCAAGACTATAAAGATTTAGTAGAAGCTTTAAAAGTTCAAATAGGAGAATTAGAAGAAAATGAAGCTGTAGTATTCATGGGTCATGGAACTCATCACTATGCTAATGCAACTTATTCATGCTTAGATTATATGTTTGAAGACATGGGAGTTAATGCATATGTTGGAACAGTAGAGGGATATCCAACACTTGATAATGTTATAAATAAATTAAAGAAAAACAATATAGAAAAAGTTAAATTAATGCCATTAATGGTTGTTGCAGGAGATCATGCTAATAATGATATGGCAGGAGATGAAGAAGATTCTTGGAAGAGCGTATTAAAGAAAGAAGGATTTGTAGTTGAAACTTATTTACATGGTTTAGGAGAAAATGAAAAAGTACAAGATATGTACGTAAATCATGCAAAAGAAGCTATGAAAGAAGAAACTACAGAAGAATAA
- a CDS encoding ABC transporter ATP-binding protein, with the protein MIKVEGVSFKYNEKSILNNISLDIDKGKFLSIIGPNGSGKTTLLNLLTGYLSNHKGIIQYKGKNISDYRVEELSQNFAIINQKGDIKFPFTCLEIVMMGRKPFLKRINKLSQIDKKIVYKAMETTDTLKFANSLVTKISGGEFQRVMIAKALTQDPKVLFLDEAFSAMDISQKIKCLKLIKRLVETKNLTVISVIHDLNLAYMFSDEVCVLKEGKVVAKGQTKDVMTTDFIAHVFDIEVDQIEDKGFLIRA; encoded by the coding sequence ATGATTAAGGTTGAAGGTGTTAGCTTTAAATATAATGAAAAAAGTATATTGAATAATATAAGTTTAGATATAGATAAAGGAAAATTTTTATCTATAATAGGGCCAAATGGATCTGGTAAGACGACATTACTTAATTTATTGACTGGATACTTAAGTAATCATAAAGGAATTATTCAATATAAAGGTAAAAATATTTCAGATTATAGAGTAGAGGAATTATCACAAAATTTTGCAATAATTAATCAAAAAGGTGATATAAAATTTCCGTTTACATGTCTTGAAATAGTTATGATGGGAAGAAAGCCATTTTTAAAGAGGATTAATAAGCTTAGCCAAATAGATAAAAAAATAGTCTATAAAGCTATGGAAACAACAGACACTTTGAAGTTTGCAAATTCTCTTGTAACTAAGATTAGTGGAGGGGAATTTCAAAGGGTTATGATAGCAAAAGCATTGACTCAAGATCCAAAGGTTTTGTTTTTAGATGAGGCATTTTCGGCTATGGATATATCTCAAAAAATTAAATGTTTAAAGCTTATTAAAAGATTAGTAGAAACTAAGAATTTAACTGTCATATCTGTTATACATGATCTTAACTTAGCATATATGTTTAGTGATGAAGTGTGTGTGCTTAAAGAGGGAAAAGTTGTTGCTAAAGGACAAACTAAAGATGTAATGACTACTGATTTCATAGCACATGTATTTGATATAGAGGTAGACCAAATAGAGGATAAAGGATTTTTGATACGTGCTTAA
- a CDS encoding FecCD family ABC transporter permease — translation MIKEDNIMDNLETKRKKAFLIGIVLLCLSVLLLIISVNVGRADIKIMDVVKIIVSKITSRNDILSGISKSKVAIVWDIRLPRILVALLVGGGLAVSGAIFQSLLMNPLADPYTIGVSTGAAFGAVLCIYINIFIIQTPMPIMPFAFMGAIVTLLIVMKIANIDGYMSSSNLIIAGIIVSSILSAGISFLKSTSGEQVFAIVYWLMGSLNSRTWSQVIVSLPIILICTFACIYFADDLNILAFGEKEARALGVNTKRTRNIFLICASLITAVCVSVSGIIGFIGLVVPHIVRFSLTSDNKYLIPISSLLGAILLLMADNISRSLFNIDIPVGVITTLFGGPFFIYIFTSKNKSIQ, via the coding sequence ATGATAAAAGAAGACAACATAATGGATAACTTAGAAACTAAAAGAAAAAAAGCATTTTTAATAGGTATAGTATTATTATGTTTATCTGTGTTACTTCTTATAATATCTGTTAATGTAGGAAGGGCAGATATTAAGATTATGGATGTTGTAAAAATTATTGTATCAAAGATAACATCAAGAAATGATATATTAAGTGGGATAAGTAAATCTAAGGTTGCTATTGTATGGGATATAAGGCTACCTAGAATTTTAGTAGCTTTATTAGTAGGAGGAGGACTTGCTGTATCAGGTGCAATATTTCAATCTCTTCTTATGAATCCTCTTGCAGATCCATATACTATAGGGGTTTCAACAGGAGCAGCATTTGGAGCAGTACTTTGTATATATATTAATATATTTATAATACAAACGCCTATGCCTATAATGCCATTTGCATTTATGGGAGCAATAGTAACGTTGCTTATAGTTATGAAAATAGCTAATATAGATGGTTATATGAGTTCATCTAATTTGATTATAGCGGGAATAATAGTGAGCTCTATATTATCAGCAGGTATAAGTTTCTTAAAAAGCACATCTGGAGAACAGGTTTTTGCCATTGTCTATTGGCTTATGGGGAGTCTTAACTCAAGAACATGGTCTCAAGTTATTGTAAGTTTACCTATTATTCTTATATGTACATTTGCATGCATATATTTTGCTGATGATTTGAATATATTAGCTTTTGGAGAAAAAGAAGCTAGGGCATTAGGTGTTAATACTAAAAGAACAAGAAATATATTTTTAATATGTGCATCTTTGATAACCGCTGTTTGTGTATCGGTTAGTGGAATAATAGGATTTATAGGTCTTGTAGTTCCACATATAGTTAGGTTTTCATTGACATCTGATAACAAATATCTTATACCAATATCATCTTTGCTAGGAGCTATATTACTTTTAATGGCAGATAATATATCAAGATCATTATTTAATATAGATATTCCTGTAGGAGTTATAACTACTTTGTTTGGAGGTCCGTTCTTTATATACATATTTACTAGTAAAAATAAGAGTATACAATAA
- a CDS encoding YjiH family protein, producing the protein MIKFIIYNFIGIFIFFTPIKLNNKITIPIDHIIIYINNHYINYICIYTLVLIALGVFYPFITKSWNKNRFNKIISFFNFSSIFVGVIFVADLDNFYFISKDMLSIIFNNITIPISIAIPIGSIFLTFLIDYGLLEFIGILMQPIMKPLFKVPGKSAINALASFLSNSSIGVFITDTIFKDSKYSIKEASIIVTGFSTVSISSMIIIAKTLDLMSMWNAYFITTLIVTCSVTSITARIPPLSRKSNSYISSNFVIEAKIYKNFIRNGWTEAIKSIHKPIDIYDSLYKNFKNGFIVTITVLPSIVSIGTTGLILSKYTCFIDLLAYIFYPVLKILQLPEPMLTAKSASLGIIDLFLPSLLITDSSFLTRFIIGVVSVSSVLSFCSCIPCILSTKIPLSVSELFLIWIERVVFSFIIVTPIVTLII; encoded by the coding sequence ATGATTAAATTCATTATATACAACTTCATAGGTATATTCATATTTTTTACACCTATAAAATTAAATAACAAAATAACAATACCAATAGATCATATTATTATATATATAAATAATCATTATATAAATTATATATGTATATATACTTTAGTACTCATTGCATTAGGAGTTTTTTATCCTTTTATAACAAAATCATGGAATAAGAATAGATTTAATAAAATAATTTCTTTTTTTAATTTTTCAAGTATATTTGTAGGTGTTATATTTGTTGCTGATTTAGATAACTTCTATTTTATATCTAAGGATATGTTATCAATTATATTTAATAATATAACTATTCCTATTAGTATAGCTATTCCGATAGGATCTATTTTTTTAACTTTTTTAATAGATTACGGTCTTTTAGAGTTTATAGGAATTTTAATGCAACCTATTATGAAGCCACTCTTTAAAGTACCGGGTAAATCTGCAATAAATGCTTTAGCATCTTTTTTAAGTAATTCCTCTATAGGAGTTTTTATTACGGATACTATTTTTAAAGATAGTAAGTATAGTATTAAAGAAGCTAGTATTATAGTTACAGGATTTTCTACTGTATCTATAAGTTCGATGATCATTATAGCTAAAACTCTAGATCTTATGAGTATGTGGAATGCTTATTTTATAACTACATTAATAGTAACTTGTTCTGTAACCTCAATCACAGCTAGGATACCTCCTCTTAGCAGAAAAAGTAACTCTTATATTTCATCTAATTTTGTTATAGAAGCTAAAATCTACAAAAATTTTATTAGAAACGGTTGGACTGAAGCTATTAAATCCATACATAAACCTATTGATATATATGATAGTTTATATAAAAACTTCAAAAATGGTTTTATAGTAACTATAACAGTTCTACCTTCAATAGTATCAATAGGTACTACAGGTTTAATTTTGAGTAAGTATACTTGTTTTATAGATTTACTAGCATATATTTTTTATCCAGTATTGAAAATACTACAGCTTCCAGAACCAATGCTTACTGCTAAATCTGCATCCCTTGGCATAATAGACTTATTTTTGCCATCACTTCTAATAACAGATTCATCATTTTTAACTCGATTTATAATAGGTGTAGTATCAGTAAGCTCAGTATTATCATTTTGCTCATGTATACCTTGTATTTTATCTACAAAAATACCATTATCTGTTTCAGAATTATTTTTGATATGGATAGAAAGAGTAGTATTTTCTTTTATAATAGTTACTCCCATAGTCACTTTAATTATTTGA
- a CDS encoding S1 RNA-binding domain-containing protein: protein MCKKFEIGNIIEGTVTDVKPFGAFVAIDEKTKGLVHISQISHNFINDINEHISAGDKVKVKIISIDEESKKISLSIKQAKPFTPRPKDKPSYSSNSNSGSNYKSNSSSNYRNKDFSKNKFQAKPKKESSLDDKLKDWLKQSDDRQATLNKRSKRR, encoded by the coding sequence ATGTGTAAGAAATTTGAAATTGGCAATATTATTGAAGGTACAGTAACAGATGTTAAGCCTTTCGGTGCTTTTGTGGCTATAGATGAAAAAACTAAAGGATTAGTTCATATTTCACAAATTAGTCATAACTTTATAAACGATATAAATGAACATATTTCAGCTGGGGATAAAGTTAAAGTTAAAATTATAAGCATTGATGAAGAATCTAAAAAGATATCTCTTTCAATTAAGCAAGCAAAACCTTTTACTCCAAGACCTAAAGATAAACCTTCTTATAGTTCTAATTCTAACTCTGGTTCTAACTATAAATCTAACTCTAGCTCAAACTACAGAAATAAGGATTTTTCTAAAAATAAATTCCAAGCAAAACCTAAAAAAGAAAGTTCTCTTGATGATAAGTTAAAAGATTGGTTGAAGCAATCAGACGATCGTCAAGCTACTTTAAATAAACGTAGCAAGAGAAGATAA
- a CDS encoding methyl-accepting chemotaxis protein: MIFNKKINIDECIEKIIEGKFEEVINDEKLKQKFESVVRLAQNKIEDREEIRTLLNDIFYIAGRISSFKLELYHESDKIEESTSLLKNISSTMTKDLDTLSKNQNEISSACTDMAMSLQSMEDKVCDIEESTVKNSENILNIENDINQIHMQSKAIVDNVDHLIKTSKKVTDSMLQIDKISEQTNLLALNASIEAARSGEAGKGFAVVAEEIRKLSDDTKNLLENINSLINDMSKYSTHSENSIKMTNKNINSIKNLIKDINRDFSKDKENIIQISNEMSQISAYSQQFAASNQEITYSIDETKEVAIAIADVSYNLNNVTHNINDTIKGLDKIEQASQNLTDISKNLAKNPNYYMSNENFINIFEDAIKAHSNWMNILEEMYNTMKILPIQTNDKKCHFGHFYFNLTPSHKEITPIWSQIDNLHNELHNVGEDMINCIKDNDNKNAKEYLYKAKNNSTKLFELFDIIISKTKEIDKNNQNVFL, encoded by the coding sequence ATGATCTTTAATAAAAAAATAAATATAGATGAATGTATAGAAAAGATAATAGAAGGTAAATTTGAGGAAGTTATAAACGATGAAAAATTAAAACAGAAATTTGAGAGTGTAGTAAGATTAGCTCAAAATAAAATAGAGGACAGAGAAGAAATAAGAACTCTATTAAATGATATATTTTATATTGCTGGAAGAATAAGTAGTTTTAAACTTGAGCTATACCATGAATCAGATAAAATAGAAGAAAGTACAAGTCTATTAAAAAATATTTCAAGCACAATGACTAAAGATTTAGACACACTATCAAAAAATCAAAATGAAATATCATCTGCTTGCACAGATATGGCGATGTCATTACAAAGTATGGAAGACAAAGTATGTGATATAGAAGAAAGTACAGTTAAAAACTCTGAAAATATACTGAACATAGAAAATGATATAAATCAAATACATATGCAATCTAAAGCTATAGTAGATAATGTAGACCACTTAATAAAAACGTCTAAGAAGGTCACTGATTCCATGCTCCAAATAGATAAAATATCTGAACAAACTAATTTATTAGCTTTGAATGCTTCCATAGAAGCAGCAAGATCAGGTGAAGCAGGAAAAGGATTTGCAGTAGTAGCTGAGGAAATAAGAAAATTATCTGATGATACAAAAAATTTACTTGAGAACATAAATAGTTTGATAAATGATATGAGCAAATATTCAACACATAGTGAAAATAGTATTAAAATGACTAATAAAAACATTAATTCTATTAAAAACTTGATAAAAGATATAAATAGAGATTTTTCTAAAGACAAGGAAAATATAATACAAATATCCAATGAAATGTCTCAAATATCAGCGTACTCTCAACAATTTGCTGCATCTAATCAAGAAATAACATATTCTATAGATGAAACTAAAGAGGTAGCTATAGCTATTGCTGATGTTTCTTATAATTTAAATAATGTAACACACAATATAAATGATACTATAAAGGGGCTAGATAAAATAGAACAGGCATCTCAAAATCTAACAGACATATCCAAGAATCTGGCAAAAAATCCTAATTACTATATGTCTAATGAAAACTTTATAAACATATTTGAGGATGCAATAAAAGCTCATTCAAATTGGATGAATATACTAGAAGAAATGTATAACACTATGAAGATATTGCCTATACAAACAAACGATAAAAAATGCCATTTTGGACATTTTTATTTTAATCTAACTCCTTCTCATAAAGAAATAACACCTATATGGAGTCAAATAGATAATTTACACAATGAATTACATAATGTAGGAGAAGATATGATAAATTGCATTAAAGACAATGATAATAAGAATGCTAAAGAATATTTATATAAAGCTAAAAATAATTCTACTAAATTATTTGAACTATTTGATATTATTATTTCAAAAACTAAAGAAATAGATAAAAATAACCAAAATGTATTCTTATAA
- the hemL gene encoding glutamate-1-semialdehyde 2,1-aminomutase has translation MNTTKSESIYSEAVQYIPGGVNSPVRAFKSVGLNPIFVDHAKGSRLYDVDGNEYIDYICSWGPLMLGHSNEEVLSGVEDIIRRGTSYGVPTEIEVKMAKLICQAYDSIEMVRMVNSGTEATMSALRVARAYTKRNKILKFEGCYHGHSDALLVKSGSGTITYGVPTSPGVPADVVKDTLVCRYNDLDSVKQIFEEHGQDIAAVIVEPVAGNMGVVAGKKEFLQGLRDITNEYKSVLIFDEVITGFRLAYGGAGEHYGIKADMTCLGKIIGAGLPVGAYGGKKEIMDMVSPVGPVYQAGTLSGNPLAMYMGYKNISILKDNQNIYKELEEKAIRLENGLKENLKKLNIEGTVNRAGSLVCLFFANGPIENYEDVMKCDVEKFNIYFKELIERGILLAPTQFEAMFLSNAHTNEDIDYTIKSSYEAMKIAFNK, from the coding sequence ATGAATACGACTAAATCTGAGAGCATATATAGTGAAGCTGTACAATATATACCTGGTGGAGTGAATAGTCCAGTTAGAGCATTTAAATCAGTTGGACTTAACCCTATATTTGTAGACCACGCTAAGGGATCTAGATTATATGATGTAGATGGAAATGAATATATAGATTATATATGTTCTTGGGGACCATTAATGCTAGGACACAGTAATGAAGAAGTTTTAAGCGGTGTTGAAGATATAATAAGAAGAGGAACAAGCTATGGAGTTCCTACAGAAATAGAAGTGAAAATGGCAAAATTAATATGTCAGGCATATGATTCTATAGAAATGGTTAGAATGGTAAACTCAGGAACAGAAGCTACTATGAGTGCTTTAAGAGTAGCTAGAGCTTACACTAAGAGAAATAAAATATTAAAATTTGAAGGATGCTATCATGGACATTCTGATGCATTGCTTGTTAAATCAGGATCTGGCACAATAACATACGGAGTACCTACAAGCCCTGGAGTTCCAGCAGATGTAGTAAAAGATACACTTGTATGTAGATACAATGATTTAGATTCAGTGAAACAAATATTTGAAGAACATGGACAAGATATAGCAGCTGTGATAGTAGAGCCTGTTGCAGGTAATATGGGAGTCGTTGCAGGTAAGAAAGAATTTTTACAAGGACTTAGAGATATAACAAATGAGTATAAATCTGTTCTGATATTTGATGAAGTAATAACAGGATTTAGATTAGCTTATGGTGGAGCAGGAGAGCATTATGGAATAAAGGCAGATATGACATGTCTTGGAAAAATCATAGGAGCAGGACTTCCTGTTGGAGCTTATGGTGGTAAGAAAGAAATAATGGATATGGTATCTCCTGTAGGACCAGTATATCAAGCTGGAACATTGTCTGGAAATCCTCTTGCTATGTATATGGGATATAAAAATATAAGCATATTAAAAGACAATCAAAATATATATAAAGAGCTTGAAGAAAAAGCTATAAGACTTGAAAATGGTCTTAAGGAAAATCTTAAAAAGCTTAACATAGAAGGTACTGTAAATAGAGCAGGATCTTTAGTATGTCTTTTCTTTGCAAATGGACCTATAGAGAATTATGAAGATGTGATGAAGTGTGATGTAGAAAAATTCAATATATACTTCAAAGAATTAATAGAAAGAGGAATTTTACTTGCTCCAACTCAATTTGAAGCAATGTTCCTATCTAATGCTCATACAAATGAGGATATAGACTATACAATAAAATCAAGTTATGAGGCTATGAAAATAGCATTTAACAAATAA
- the hemB gene encoding porphobilinogen synthase: MIKRPRRLRSSELVRDLVRETRIEMDNLIYPLFIVEGENIKKEIGSLPDVYHLSVDKLEEEVNELKELGIKYVMLFGVPDEKDEYGKEAYAEDGIVQKATREIKRLTNDIYVITDICMCQYTSHGHCGILRPNGYVDNDKTLEYLSRIALSHVEAGADMVAPSDMMDGRIGHMRKTLDAAGYENTPIMAYSAKYASSFYGPFRDAAHSAPSFGDRRSYQMDPANTDEAVREVELDIEEGADIVMVKPALSYLDVIRRIKDNFNMPIAAYNVSGEYSMLKLAVKNGLLDEKAIMESIVSIKRAGADIIITYFAKDISRMLRK, from the coding sequence GTGATTAAAAGACCTAGAAGACTTAGAAGTAGTGAACTTGTAAGAGATTTAGTAAGAGAAACAAGAATTGAGATGGATAATTTAATATATCCACTATTTATTGTTGAGGGAGAAAATATAAAGAAAGAGATAGGATCACTTCCTGATGTTTATCATCTATCTGTAGATAAATTAGAAGAAGAGGTTAATGAGTTAAAAGAGCTTGGAATAAAGTATGTAATGTTATTTGGGGTTCCAGATGAAAAAGACGAGTATGGAAAAGAAGCTTATGCAGAAGATGGAATAGTTCAAAAGGCTACAAGAGAGATAAAGAGACTTACTAATGATATATATGTTATTACAGATATTTGTATGTGTCAGTATACAAGCCATGGCCACTGTGGAATACTACGTCCAAATGGATATGTAGATAATGATAAGACATTAGAGTATCTATCAAGAATAGCTTTAAGTCATGTAGAGGCAGGAGCAGATATGGTAGCTCCATCTGATATGATGGATGGAAGAATAGGTCATATGAGAAAAACTTTAGATGCAGCAGGATATGAAAATACACCTATAATGGCATACAGTGCTAAATACGCATCTTCATTCTATGGTCCTTTTAGAGATGCAGCTCATTCAGCACCATCTTTTGGAGATAGAAGATCTTATCAAATGGATCCAGCAAACACAGATGAAGCTGTACGTGAGGTAGAACTTGATATAGAAGAAGGAGCAGATATAGTTATGGTAAAACCTGCACTTTCATACTTAGATGTTATAAGAAGAATAAAGGACAATTTCAATATGCCTATAGCAGCATACAACGTAAGTGGAGAATACTCTATGTTAAAACTTGCTGTTAAAAATGGGTTATTAGATGAAAAAGCCATAATGGAAAGTATTGTATCTATTAAAAGAGCTGGAGCTGATATAATAATAACTTATTTTGCAAAAGATATATCTAGAATGCTTAGAAAATAG
- the cobA gene encoding uroporphyrinogen-III C-methyltransferase: MYGIVYLVGAGPGDYKLITLKGLECIKKADVIVYDRLANENLLNEAKGGCEFIYVGKASSDHTLTQDEINDVICQKAKEGKVVTRLKGGDPYVFGRGGEEGEYLLERGVKFEVVPGITSAIGGLCYAGIPITHRDYASSFHVITGHLKNEEQELDWKSLAKLNGTLVFLMGVKNLNNICSNLINEGKSKDTPVALINWGTRYNQRVVTGNLENIYDISIKENIKPPSLIVVGDVVNLRDKLNFFEQKDLFGKNILVTRARAQNSKLLEKVMDLGGNPIQFPTIKIEEITPNEELDNQIKNIQDYSYIIFTSQNAVKIFFNRLNELDFDVRKLGNIRIVAIGPATAKDLKKKGIIADIVPPKFVAESIYDELKDLLVKDDKILIPRASEARDYLVDKLDKICYVKEVKIYNTVLGDGNKDKILEMLDSNKLDYITFTSSSTVKNLVKIVGRDNVDKLKKAKLISIGPITSNTVSDFNLEVHKEAKDYTIDGILNTIIEDIKGE, encoded by the coding sequence ATGTACGGAATAGTATATTTAGTAGGGGCAGGGCCTGGAGATTATAAGTTAATTACATTAAAGGGTTTAGAGTGTATTAAAAAGGCAGATGTAATAGTATACGACAGATTGGCTAATGAGAATTTACTTAATGAAGCTAAAGGTGGTTGCGAATTCATATATGTAGGAAAAGCATCTAGTGATCATACATTGACTCAAGATGAAATAAATGATGTTATATGCCAAAAGGCAAAAGAGGGCAAAGTTGTAACAAGACTTAAAGGTGGAGACCCTTATGTTTTTGGTAGAGGAGGAGAAGAAGGAGAGTATCTTCTTGAAAGAGGTGTTAAATTTGAAGTAGTTCCAGGTATAACTTCTGCTATAGGAGGACTTTGTTATGCGGGAATACCTATAACTCATAGAGATTATGCTTCTTCATTTCATGTTATAACTGGGCATTTAAAAAATGAAGAACAGGAACTTGATTGGAAGTCGTTAGCTAAACTCAATGGAACTTTAGTATTTTTAATGGGAGTTAAGAACCTTAATAATATATGTTCTAATTTAATTAATGAGGGTAAGAGTAAGGATACTCCTGTTGCTCTTATAAACTGGGGAACTAGATATAACCAAAGGGTAGTAACTGGAAATCTTGAAAATATATATGATATATCTATTAAAGAAAATATAAAGCCACCTAGTTTGATTGTTGTAGGAGATGTTGTAAATCTTAGAGATAAGCTAAATTTCTTTGAGCAAAAAGATTTATTTGGAAAGAATATACTTGTAACAAGAGCTAGAGCTCAAAACAGTAAATTATTAGAGAAAGTAATGGATTTAGGTGGTAACCCTATACAGTTTCCAACTATAAAAATAGAAGAGATAACTCCTAATGAAGAGTTAGATAATCAAATAAAGAATATTCAGGATTACAGTTATATAATATTTACAAGCCAGAATGCTGTTAAGATATTTTTTAATAGATTAAATGAACTAGACTTTGATGTTAGAAAACTAGGAAATATAAGAATAGTAGCGATAGGACCAGCTACAGCTAAAGACCTTAAGAAAAAAGGGATAATAGCTGATATAGTGCCTCCAAAGTTCGTAGCTGAATCTATATACGATGAGTTAAAGGACTTGTTAGTTAAAGATGATAAAATATTAATTCCAAGAGCTAGTGAAGCTAGGGATTATTTGGTAGATAAATTAGATAAAATATGTTATGTTAAAGAGGTTAAGATATACAATACTGTTTTAGGTGATGGAAATAAAGATAAAATTCTTGAAATGTTAGATTCTAATAAATTGGATTATATAACATTTACAAGCTCATCTACAGTTAAAAATTTAGTTAAGATAGTAGGAAGAGATAATGTAGACAAGCTTAAAAAGGCAAAATTGATATCTATAGGACCTATAACTTCAAATACTGTGAGCGATTTTAATTTAGAGGTTCACAAAGAAGCTAAGGATTATACTATAGATGGAATTTTAAATACAATTATAGAAGATATTAAGGGGGAATAA
- the hemC gene encoding hydroxymethylbilane synthase, translating into MKIIVGTRGSDLALSQTKWVIKNLRNSNPNVEFEIKIIKTKGDRIQNIALDKIGDKGLFVKEIEEQLLNKEIDIAVHSMKDMPSNVTDGLKFAAVPKREDYRDVLVLREGYKTIYDLPRGAKIGTGSKRRKYQLLKYREDLEVVSIRGNVGTRIRKIKEENLDGVVLAAAGLHRLNIEDEISFYIPTDIMLPAPAQGALAIQIRENDESIENIVSSIKDDKTCIEVEAERAFLHGVDGGCHIPVGAFCTVDEDRIKLDGLFGTEDGSRIVRTFVEGSVDEAKELGYKLADIILEEMKPCTE; encoded by the coding sequence ATGAAAATAATAGTTGGAACTAGAGGAAGTGATCTTGCCCTAAGTCAAACTAAATGGGTCATAAAAAACCTTAGAAATTCAAATCCTAATGTGGAATTTGAGATTAAGATAATAAAGACTAAAGGCGATAGAATCCAGAATATAGCACTTGATAAGATTGGTGATAAGGGATTATTCGTAAAAGAGATAGAAGAACAACTTTTAAATAAAGAAATTGATATAGCTGTTCACTCTATGAAAGATATGCCATCTAATGTTACAGATGGACTTAAGTTTGCTGCAGTTCCTAAAAGAGAGGATTACAGAGATGTATTAGTTTTGAGAGAAGGATACAAGACTATATATGATCTTCCAAGAGGAGCTAAAATTGGTACAGGAAGCAAAAGAAGAAAGTATCAATTACTTAAGTATAGAGAGGATTTAGAAGTAGTTTCTATAAGAGGTAATGTTGGAACTAGAATAAGAAAAATTAAAGAAGAAAATCTTGATGGTGTAGTTTTAGCAGCAGCTGGACTTCATAGATTAAATATAGAAGATGAGATAAGTTTTTATATACCGACTGATATAATGCTTCCAGCACCTGCTCAAGGAGCTTTAGCTATACAAATAAGAGAAAATGATGAGAGTATAGAAAATATAGTATCATCTATAAAAGATGATAAAACTTGTATTGAGGTTGAAGCGGAAAGAGCTTTCTTACATGGTGTTGATGGAGGTTGCCATATACCTGTAGGAGCATTTTGTACTGTGGATGAAGATAGAATAAAGCTTGATGGTTTATTTGGAACAGAGGATGGAAGTAGAATAGTAAGAACCTTTGTAGAAGGTAGTGTAGATGAAGCTAAAGAGTTAGGATATAAGCTTGCTGATATTATACTAGAGGAGATGAAACCATGTACGGAATAG